One genomic segment of Thermogemmatispora onikobensis includes these proteins:
- a CDS encoding tyrosine-type recombinase/integrase — MLQEAVDAYLATLAERGAGINHHTVAAYRNDLSQFSSFLAQQRQRRHWSEVESEDIRAYLEEMRQVRAYQPTTISRKLAALKTFFRHLKSLGLLERNPLEAVPAPRALRTTFPVLSAEQLMRLLEQIPPFTPTGMRDLAMVQVLYATGMHLTDLVALDVGCFDRLCGSLVYPRGDGCVRECPLTSQAIMALEQYLLRSRPYLARHHPEEPGLFVNHHGRRLTRQGFWLVVRNYAQRAGIAELTPCQLRQSLMLLAIKRSSEPQGVQALLEYAHLSREAGPSKGWGASEGHDSLLMRRG, encoded by the coding sequence ATGTTGCAAGAAGCTGTGGATGCCTATCTCGCCACTCTGGCTGAGAGGGGCGCTGGAATCAATCACCACACGGTGGCGGCCTATCGCAACGATCTCTCTCAGTTCTCCTCGTTTCTAGCGCAACAGCGGCAACGCCGACACTGGTCGGAGGTGGAGAGCGAGGATATTCGGGCCTATCTAGAGGAGATGCGCCAGGTGCGCGCCTATCAGCCCACGACGATCAGCCGCAAGCTGGCCGCGCTCAAAACCTTTTTTCGCCATCTTAAAAGCCTGGGGCTATTGGAGAGGAATCCGCTGGAGGCGGTGCCAGCTCCCCGTGCTCTCAGGACCACCTTCCCGGTGCTTTCGGCTGAGCAGCTCATGCGTCTGCTGGAGCAGATTCCGCCGTTCACGCCAACGGGCATGCGCGATCTGGCAATGGTGCAGGTGCTCTATGCAACGGGGATGCACCTCACTGATCTCGTGGCCCTCGATGTGGGCTGTTTCGATCGCCTCTGTGGCTCGCTGGTCTATCCGCGTGGCGATGGGTGCGTGCGCGAGTGCCCGCTGACCTCGCAGGCCATTATGGCGCTGGAGCAATATCTGCTGCGCTCGCGCCCTTATCTGGCTCGCCATCATCCCGAGGAGCCTGGCCTCTTTGTGAACCATCATGGGCGGAGGCTGACTCGCCAGGGCTTCTGGCTGGTGGTGAGGAACTACGCTCAGCGTGCTGGCATCGCCGAGCTGACGCCCTGTCAGTTGCGTCAGTCCTTGATGCTGCTGGCTATCAAGCGGAGCAGCGAGCCACAGGGTGTACAGGCATTATTGGAATATGCTCACCTATCGAGAGAAGCAGGACCCTCAAAGGGCTGGGGAGCGTCTGAGGGACACGATTCTTTGCTGATGCGACGAGGATAG